CAGGAGCTTAGGGCCGCCTTCCAGGTCTCTCCACGCATCGCCGCGCTGGTGGGGCCTTCCGCAGTGGCCGATCCGGCCAGCGTCACGCCTGCTGACCTCGCGCGGGTCGCCGCCGCCGTCGATGACTTGCTCCCCGAGCGCGAGCGCAACAACGATCAGACCTTCGCCTGGGCCCTGAAGCGCCACGGGGTGCGCGCCATCGCCATGCTGGCGATCGCGATCGAGGATCCCGACGTCCGCAGTCCCTGCAAATACTTTGGCCGCATGGCCTCCTATGAGCCGCGCGGGGCGCCGGACCTGCGCCTGAATTTCGCGCGGGTGCTCAAGGCCAAGGGGGATATTCCGCCGCCGGCGGCTCTGCCGGAACCGGCGGCGCTGATGGCGGCGCCGGGCGCCGACGATCCGATCTGGCAGGCGATCGCCGCGCCGTTGCGGCGGCTGGTCCGCGAGGGCGCCTATGGCAGCTGGTTTGGCCGGGTCGGGTTCCATGGCCTGACCGACGGCGTGCTGCAGCTGTCGACGCCAAGCCAGATCGCGGCCGACCGGATCAAGAGCCAATATCTGGACGCCGTGCTGCACGCCGCCGAGGTCGCGGAGATCTTCGTGGAGCGGGTGGTGATCACTTTGCGCAAGGATCAGCGATGATCGGGCGGGTAGGGTTGTTGTTCCTTGCCGTTGGCCTGGCGGCCGCCGCACCGGCGGAGTTGACCGGGTTCGCGCGGGTCGTCGACGGCGACACGTTCAGCCTAGGCGCCGAGCGGGTCCGCCTCTGGGGCGTCGATGCCCCCGAAGGCCGTCAGGTCTGTCAGGACGGCCAGGGCCGTGGCTATGCCTGCGGTGACGTCGCCCGTGACCAGCTCGTCGGCCTGATCGGCGGGCGGTCGATGCGCTGTGAGGTGCGCGACCGCGACCCTTACGGCCGGGCGGTTCGAGACGCCTTCGAGCTGGCGGGCGAAAACTCACCTGGCCCAGCCGGTGCCGGCTGGGCCGCCTTCGTCGGGGTGCGTGATCAAGGGGAATATCAACGGCAAGGGCCAGCACACTTCCATGTCCCAGGCCAAGAGGACTACGCTGCCACGCGGGTCGACGCGGCTCGCGGTGAGCGTTGGTTTTGGTCGGCCGCTGAGGCGATCGCGGCGGGCTGTACGGCGGTGGCGCGTTGAGCAACTTGCTCGTTTTGGTAGGTCGTTGGACGTGTGTCCCGAGTGAATCTCTAGTCGCCCTAACCAACCTTTGAAACTAAATTGGCAGGGCTGCCTAGGAGCGAATCGATGGACCTGCCCTCCCTTCACGCCTCAGCGGCGATGGTGATCGCGCTGATCACCTTCTGGCTCTTTGCGGATGGCAGAGTACGGATCGAGCTCGTTTCATTGTTGCTCATCGCCGTCCTGGCGTTGTTGTTCAACTTCTTCCCCGTCGAGCATGACGGCTACCGGGCCAGTATCGAGCTGGCGTTCGGAGGTTTCGGCCACGAGGCCCTGATCGCGATTTGCTGCCTCATGATTATGGGCCGCGGCCTGGTGGTGACCGGCGCTCTCGAGCCCGTCGCGCAGCTCATGACGAGACTGTGGCGGTACAATGAACTCCTAGGTTTGCTGTTCTCGTTGGTCCTTGGCGGCGCGATGAGCATGATCGTGAACGACACGCCTGTGCTCGTCCTGACGATGCCGATTCTGCTAAATTTAGCGGCCCGCACAGGTGTGGCGGCGTCGAAGACCTTGATGCCGATGAACTGCGCGATCTTGATCGGCGGCATGGCCACGACCATCGGCACCTCGACCAACCTGCTCGTCGTGTCCATTGCCGAGGACATGGGTTTGCCCCAGTTCAGCGTCTTTCAATTCACGGGAACCGCCCTGATCGCTGCAGCGGTCGCACTGCCCTACCTGTGGCTGGTCATGCCGCGCCTCTTGCCTGCGCATTCGGCGACGGACGAGCTTCAATCGCGACGGTTTCGTGGCGCGTTGCATGTCGCAGACGGTTCAACGGCTATTGGCCGAACTGTCGACGAAATCCAGGCGAGGCTGACGGGTAATCTCACGTTGCTAGGCGTCATAGGTGCGGACGGGGCGCGGCCCTCGCCTGGCCGACCCCTGGAGATCGGCGACACATTGCATGTCGAGGGCACGAGCGCCGAACTGCGCGATGCCAGCGAATCCCTCCGGGCCCCGTTGGCGAACCCCAGCGTTCTCGACACGGTGCGCGCGAAGGCGCGCGCGCCTGGGGAAGATGTCTATTTGCGCGAGCTGGCGATTGGTGCCGACTCGACGCTCGCTGGTCGCTCAGTGAAGTCTGCTGAGATCGCCGATCGCTACGGAGTGACGGTCATCGGGATCTTCAAGCCGGACAGGACGATCCTTCACGGCGGCGGCCGGGCGCGCGAACTCGGTCTGGACGTCGGTGACGTGTTGCTCGTCCAGGGGACCGAGCCGGCCCTGAAACAGCTGCAGGTCGCAGAAGGCGCGATGGTCCTCGAAGGTGCAGCGGAGTTGCCGCGCAGCGCCAAGGCGCCGTTGGCGATCATGATTTTTGTCGTCGCCGTTGGTGTTGCCGCCTTCCACCTGGCGCCGATCGCCGTTTCGTCGCTCGCCGGCGGCATCGCCATGCTTGCGACGGGCTGTGTCAAATTCGATAGGATCGGTCGTGCCCTGAGCGCTAAAGTCATCGTGTTGGTTGCCGCGAGCATCGCGCTTGGCCGCGCACTTCTCGAAACCGGAGCGGCGCAATGGCTGGGCGAAGCCTTGGCGTTAGGCATGCACGCTTTCCCCCCCGCAGCCGTCCTGGCGACAATGATGGCGTTCGCGGCTCTTCTGACAAACTTCTCTTCAAACACCGCGGCCGCCGCTGTCGGCGCGCCGATCGCGATCAGCCTGGCGCGGCAGATGGGCGTTCCGCCCGAACCCTTGGTCCTGGCGGTGTTGTTTGGCTGCAATCTTTGCTATGCGACGCCCGTAGCCTATCAGACCAACATCTTGATCATGAGCGCGGGCGGATACCAATTTAAGGATTACGTGCGTGCCGGCACACCATTGGTATTGCTTATGATCGTGACCCTGTCGGTCCTGCTGGTGTGGAAATATCACCTGTGACCCGGCGCGGGCGCCGCTCTGTGTGGCGCTCGGCAAGCAAGGGCCGGAGCACTGAATGACCTTGGATGAATTGAACGCCCAACTTGGGCGCAGCTGGCGAGATTTCCGCGGTCTTCTATTGAAGGCGCTGCACTCTCCGGCCCACCTCCTCGGAGAACAAGATCGCGTCGCCATAGAAGGGGAGATTCATGATGGGGCGCGACTAACGAGCGGCTACGGCTTCCTGCTGTTCAGCGCTTGCGGGATCGCCGCTCTGGGCCTTCTGCAATCCTCGGTCGCGGTTGTTATCGGCGCCATGTTGATCTCCCCGTTGATGGGGCCGATCCTGTCGATGGGCATGTCTCTTGCCCGGGTCGAGCCGCGAGAATTTCAACGGGCCGCCATAACCCTGGCGGTCGGCGCCGGCCTTTCCATTCTGGCCTCGACACTGATTGTCTGGGCCTCGCCTCTCAAGGACATCACGTCGGAGATCCTGGCTCGAACCCGCCCGACCCTTCTGGATCTGGTCGTAGCGCTGCTATCGGGGTTTGTCGGTGCCTACCTCACGGTCAATCGAAAGGGCGGCTCCATCGCCGGAGTCGCCATTGCGACGGCGCTCATGCCGCCTCTGGCGGTCGTCGGCTACGGACTTGCCACGGCTTCCTGGCCGATCGCCGGCGGCGCGCTCCTCTTGTTCCTGACCAACGTCGTGGCGATCCTGGGATCGGTTTTCGGCGTCGCCCGCCGCTACGGCTTCCGGCCCGCGCAACGCCATGGTGCGGCCTGGGAAGTCTACGCACTTTTTGCCGTCACAGTTATCCTGTGCGTGCCTCTGGCCTTGTCGCTGCGCAACATAGTTGTGGAGGCGCGAGAGACGAACCGGGTCCGCAGCGCCATCGAGCGAGCCTTTGCCGACGCGGGCCCGCACATCACCGACCTGGCGGTCGCGGTCGATCGCGGCAAGGTCAGAACCGTTAATTGTGTGGTTGTCACCCGAAGATATGTGTCAGGCGCGTCCGCAAGTGTGGCCAGGGCGTTGCAGCCCGGCGCCCAAGTCAGCATTGAGCAGATCGTCATTGCGGGTGGGGACAAGCGCTCCGTTCTGGCGACCAATTCCCTCGGCAGCCGGCCGGCCTTGCCAGGGTCCGAAACATCGCCAGAACAACGTTTGAGGATGATGCTGAGTTCGGCCGGTGAGGTCGCCGGCATCGATCAATCGCCTACGGGGCTTGCCGT
This genomic interval from Caulobacter sp. NIBR2454 contains the following:
- a CDS encoding thermonuclease family protein, whose protein sequence is MFLAVGLAAAAPAELTGFARVVDGDTFSLGAERVRLWGVDAPEGRQVCQDGQGRGYACGDVARDQLVGLIGGRSMRCEVRDRDPYGRAVRDAFELAGENSPGPAGAGWAAFVGVRDQGEYQRQGPAHFHVPGQEDYAATRVDAARGERWFWSAAEAIAAGCTAVAR
- a CDS encoding SLC13 family permease, whose amino-acid sequence is MDLPSLHASAAMVIALITFWLFADGRVRIELVSLLLIAVLALLFNFFPVEHDGYRASIELAFGGFGHEALIAICCLMIMGRGLVVTGALEPVAQLMTRLWRYNELLGLLFSLVLGGAMSMIVNDTPVLVLTMPILLNLAARTGVAASKTLMPMNCAILIGGMATTIGTSTNLLVVSIAEDMGLPQFSVFQFTGTALIAAAVALPYLWLVMPRLLPAHSATDELQSRRFRGALHVADGSTAIGRTVDEIQARLTGNLTLLGVIGADGARPSPGRPLEIGDTLHVEGTSAELRDASESLRAPLANPSVLDTVRAKARAPGEDVYLRELAIGADSTLAGRSVKSAEIADRYGVTVIGIFKPDRTILHGGGRARELGLDVGDVLLVQGTEPALKQLQVAEGAMVLEGAAELPRSAKAPLAIMIFVVAVGVAAFHLAPIAVSSLAGGIAMLATGCVKFDRIGRALSAKVIVLVAASIALGRALLETGAAQWLGEALALGMHAFPPAAVLATMMAFAALLTNFSSNTAAAAVGAPIAISLARQMGVPPEPLVLAVLFGCNLCYATPVAYQTNILIMSAGGYQFKDYVRAGTPLVLLMIVTLSVLLVWKYHL
- a CDS encoding DUF389 domain-containing protein; amino-acid sequence: MTLDELNAQLGRSWRDFRGLLLKALHSPAHLLGEQDRVAIEGEIHDGARLTSGYGFLLFSACGIAALGLLQSSVAVVIGAMLISPLMGPILSMGMSLARVEPREFQRAAITLAVGAGLSILASTLIVWASPLKDITSEILARTRPTLLDLVVALLSGFVGAYLTVNRKGGSIAGVAIATALMPPLAVVGYGLATASWPIAGGALLLFLTNVVAILGSVFGVARRYGFRPAQRHGAAWEVYALFAVTVILCVPLALSLRNIVVEARETNRVRSAIERAFADAGPHITDLAVAVDRGKVRTVNCVVVTRRYVSGASASVARALQPGAQVSIEQIVIAGGDKRSVLATNSLGSRPALPGSETSPEQRLRMMLSSAGEVAGIDQSPTGLAVKLVLKGAPSLGDYRAVEQAAQRFLPDTSVAIIPPLMPLPEVVFARGSSTIDTVARQDLATISWALQRWGVKAVRAEGRASPGRLGPRPMDLKMAARRSAAVAQVLASSGLVSVTQSTFVPDRALPDERPFLVVRLSLEAATPPPADAK